A DNA window from Comamonas fluminis contains the following coding sequences:
- a CDS encoding NAD+ synthase, with protein sequence MTLSICCAQRNFVVGDLSGNVQKIIDSATQAYAQGARLLLTPELALCGYAAEDLYLRPAFIAACEEAMEQLKAASAQWPGMALVIGHPEQDTSGSQLFNAASVLRDGARVATYAKQLLPNFGVFDEQRYFAAGDKPCVVEIDGVSIGLLICEDAWHPGPAKAAVNAGAQLLAVINASPFHAGKQAEREAVLAQRATETGVPLVYAHLVGGQDEIVFDGGSFAIQANGQIAARAAAFAEDLPVLTAHLADGRVAVAGEVQPAPSHYQALWSALVLSVRDYVGKNRFPGAIIGLSGGMDSALVLSIAVDALGADKVRTVMMPSPYTADISWLDAREMAERVGVQHEEINIAPQFEAFKAALAPAFAGRAEDTTEENLQARIRGTLLMGMSNKFGSIVLTTGNKSEMSTGYCTLYGDMAGGFAVIKDVFKTEVFALARWRNANDPFGTGLDPIPERIITRPPSAELRPDQKDQDSLPAYEVLDAIVSRYMENNESISSIIAEGFAAADVERVTRLIQINEYKRRQAPIGPRLTVRSFGKDWRYPITNKFRA encoded by the coding sequence ATGACGCTCTCCATCTGCTGTGCCCAACGCAATTTTGTCGTGGGCGATCTCTCTGGCAATGTCCAGAAAATCATTGATTCCGCAACCCAGGCCTATGCCCAAGGCGCACGCTTGCTGCTGACGCCCGAGCTGGCTCTGTGCGGCTATGCCGCGGAAGACCTGTATTTGCGCCCGGCGTTTATCGCGGCCTGCGAAGAGGCCATGGAGCAGCTGAAAGCTGCCAGCGCCCAGTGGCCCGGTATGGCGCTGGTTATTGGTCACCCCGAGCAAGATACCTCTGGTTCGCAGCTATTCAATGCCGCCAGCGTGCTGCGCGATGGCGCACGGGTGGCAACGTATGCCAAGCAACTGCTGCCCAATTTTGGTGTTTTTGATGAGCAGCGGTATTTCGCAGCGGGTGACAAGCCCTGTGTGGTGGAAATTGATGGCGTGAGCATCGGCCTGCTGATTTGCGAAGACGCATGGCACCCCGGCCCCGCCAAGGCGGCGGTGAATGCTGGCGCACAGCTGCTGGCGGTCATCAATGCATCGCCATTTCATGCAGGAAAACAGGCTGAACGCGAAGCAGTGCTTGCGCAGCGTGCTACAGAAACAGGTGTGCCGCTGGTCTATGCCCATCTGGTGGGCGGTCAGGACGAAATCGTGTTTGACGGTGGCTCGTTCGCCATTCAGGCCAATGGCCAGATCGCTGCACGTGCTGCGGCGTTTGCGGAGGATTTGCCAGTGCTGACGGCCCACCTGGCGGATGGCCGCGTCGCTGTGGCGGGTGAAGTCCAGCCCGCGCCCAGTCACTATCAGGCGCTGTGGTCGGCGCTGGTGCTGTCAGTGCGTGACTATGTGGGCAAGAACCGTTTTCCGGGCGCCATCATTGGTTTGTCGGGGGGTATGGATTCGGCGCTGGTGCTGTCGATTGCCGTGGATGCGCTGGGCGCAGACAAGGTGCGCACGGTAATGATGCCCTCGCCCTATACCGCAGACATCAGCTGGCTGGATGCCCGTGAGATGGCTGAGCGCGTGGGCGTGCAGCATGAAGAAATCAATATCGCCCCGCAGTTTGAAGCCTTCAAGGCTGCGCTGGCCCCCGCTTTTGCGGGCCGCGCCGAGGATACGACCGAGGAAAACCTGCAGGCGCGCATTCGCGGCACCTTGCTGATGGGTATGAGCAACAAGTTCGGCTCCATTGTGCTGACCACGGGCAACAAGAGCGAGATGTCCACCGGCTACTGCACGCTGTATGGCGATATGGCGGGTGGCTTTGCCGTCATCAAGGACGTGTTCAAGACCGAGGTGTTTGCGCTGGCGCGCTGGCGCAATGCCAATGATCCATTTGGCACAGGCCTGGACCCCATCCCCGAGCGCATCATCACCCGCCCGCCCAGTGCAGAGCTGCGCCCCGACCAGAAAGACCAGGACAGTCTGCCCGCCTATGAGGTGCTGGACGCCATCGTCTCGCGCTACATGGAAAATAATGAGAGCATAAGCTCCATCATTGCCGAGGGTTTTGCGGCGGCGGATGTCGAACGGGTCACTCGTCTGATACAAATCAATGAATACAAGCGCCGCCAGGCTCCCATCGGCCCGCGCCTGACTGTTCGCAGTTTTGGCAAGGACTGGCGCTATCCCATCACCAATAAATTTCGTGCCTGA
- a CDS encoding GNAT family N-acetyltransferase, with product MKSKLGARTSCHQHNQGMAENTIITRVLTSVQQLDAQIWNALLAQQPTPTPFMRHEYLAAMEQSGSATAQTGWVCRVITVWDGGELLAACPLYLKTHSYGEYVFDWAWARAYQQHGLPYYPKAIAAVPFTPVPGTRLMARSQALRQALVQAVQQWCEAEQLSSVHLLFGDAQDLSACGAAGWMQRSTVQFHWKNMAPTLPTACGSLPPEGAQSALGRPGGGLVAPTPPTASASLPLTPVLWRDFDDFLASLQQEKRKKIRQERRKVHDAGVRFRTLQGRAISTADWDFFYRCYERTYLEHGNPPYLTPEFFAAMRETMPENWVMFIAEHEQRPIACSLIAVTADCTDISASNINQSNQEQALAAIKNKVAYGRYWGALERVDSLHFEACYYQPIEWCIANGYHRFEGGAQGEHKMARALLPVETPSAHWVAHPAFADAIARFLQREGEGMADYFEALQSHSPLRQQPVQRP from the coding sequence ATGAAAAGCAAGCTGGGTGCGAGGACGAGCTGTCACCAGCACAATCAGGGCATGGCCGAAAACACGATTATCACTCGCGTGCTTACCAGCGTGCAGCAGCTGGACGCACAAATCTGGAACGCCCTGCTGGCCCAGCAGCCCACGCCCACACCATTCATGCGCCACGAATATCTGGCGGCCATGGAGCAAAGCGGCAGCGCCACGGCCCAAACAGGCTGGGTCTGCCGCGTCATCACCGTGTGGGATGGGGGCGAACTGCTGGCCGCCTGCCCGCTGTATCTGAAGACGCATTCCTATGGCGAATACGTGTTTGACTGGGCCTGGGCCCGAGCCTATCAGCAGCACGGCCTGCCCTACTACCCCAAGGCCATTGCCGCCGTGCCCTTCACCCCCGTGCCCGGCACCCGGCTGATGGCGCGCAGCCAGGCACTTCGCCAAGCACTGGTGCAAGCCGTGCAGCAGTGGTGCGAAGCGGAGCAACTGTCTTCCGTTCACCTGCTGTTTGGCGATGCCCAAGACCTGAGCGCCTGCGGGGCAGCGGGCTGGATGCAGCGCAGCACGGTGCAGTTTCACTGGAAGAATATGGCCCCCACGCTCCCCACTGCGTGTGGATCGCTGCCCCCCGAGGGGGCCCAATCCGCCTTGGGGCGGCCCGGCGGCGGATTGGTAGCCCCAACGCCCCCCACGGCAAGTGCATCACTGCCCCTAACGCCAGTCCTGTGGCGTGATTTCGACGATTTCCTGGCATCTCTGCAGCAGGAAAAACGCAAGAAGATTCGCCAGGAACGGCGCAAGGTGCACGATGCCGGCGTGCGCTTCAGAACGCTGCAGGGCCGCGCAATCAGCACCGCCGACTGGGATTTCTTTTACCGCTGCTATGAGCGCACATATCTGGAGCATGGCAACCCGCCCTATCTGACACCCGAGTTCTTTGCTGCCATGCGCGAAACCATGCCCGAGAACTGGGTGATGTTCATTGCCGAGCATGAGCAGCGTCCAATTGCCTGCAGTTTGATAGCTGTCACCGCTGATTGCACGGACATTTCAGCATCAAATATTAATCAATCCAATCAGGAGCAAGCGCTAGCAGCTATCAAAAACAAAGTGGCCTACGGGCGCTACTGGGGGGCGCTGGAGCGGGTGGACAGTCTGCACTTCGAGGCCTGCTACTACCAGCCTATTGAATGGTGCATTGCCAACGGCTACCACCGCTTTGAAGGCGGTGCGCAGGGGGAGCACAAAATGGCCCGCGCCCTGCTGCCCGTGGAAACGCCCAGCGCGCACTGGGTGGCGCACCCGGCGTTTGCCGATGCCATTGCCCGCTTTCTGCAGCGCGAAGGCGAAGGCATGGCCGACTATTTCGAGGCGCTACAAAGCCACAGCCCCTTGCGCCAGCAGCCTGTGCAGCGCCCATAA
- a CDS encoding methyl-accepting chemotaxis protein has protein sequence MKNIKISTRILGTISILVLLLVIVVSIALMQLRSMRGNAEAITGNALPSVEVINTMSTELVRARLLELRHVNNTEPAYLDQVEKQFAELQGRLAQDKKLYEPLIISKEERDLYDQFIKERERYVELNAQLFKLSHDGEKDKAKEFMAGESLKLYNQSSATLDKLIKYNSDMARSETKASGEVYDGAIMMLVLATVVALVLAVIAGIWLVRSIRAPLDQAVKAADRVANGDLSGNIHVERHDETGQLLTALERMQTSLVQTVRTVRLNAEGVASASSQIASGNADLSSRTEEQASALEETAASMEQLGSTVRQNADNARAANQMAVNASQVAEQGGAVVAEVVETMKGINNSSHQIADIISVIDSIAFQTNILALNAAVEAARAGEQGRGFAVVAGEVRTLAQRSAEAAKEIKALITTSVERVEQGTQLVDKAGTTMADIVAAIRRVTDIMAEISAASQEQSQGVAQVGEAVTQMDQTTQQNAALVEESAAAAGSLRKQAQDLVQAVAVFQLPANAMYDHAARNNASAAAVRVAAPAASSVGSVRAPAARRPLAPKTMPQPAPQALMGNAQRKSSSHEDDWETF, from the coding sequence ATGAAGAACATCAAAATCTCCACACGCATATTGGGAACCATCAGTATTTTGGTGCTGCTGCTGGTTATTGTCGTGAGCATCGCCTTGATGCAGCTGCGCTCCATGCGTGGCAACGCCGAAGCCATCACAGGCAATGCACTGCCCAGTGTGGAAGTCATCAACACCATGAGCACGGAGCTGGTGCGCGCGCGCCTGCTGGAGCTGCGTCACGTCAACAACACCGAGCCAGCCTACCTAGATCAGGTGGAAAAGCAGTTCGCCGAGCTTCAGGGCCGTCTGGCACAAGACAAGAAGCTGTATGAGCCGCTGATCATCTCCAAGGAAGAGCGTGACCTTTATGACCAGTTCATCAAGGAGCGCGAGCGCTACGTGGAGCTGAATGCTCAGCTGTTCAAGCTCTCTCATGATGGCGAAAAGGACAAGGCCAAGGAGTTCATGGCGGGCGAGTCGCTCAAGCTCTACAACCAGTCTTCTGCCACGCTGGACAAGCTCATCAAATACAACAGCGACATGGCGCGCTCCGAGACCAAGGCTTCGGGCGAGGTGTATGACGGCGCAATCATGATGCTGGTTCTGGCCACGGTGGTGGCGCTGGTGCTGGCGGTGATCGCTGGCATCTGGCTGGTGCGCTCCATTCGTGCGCCACTGGATCAGGCCGTGAAGGCTGCGGACCGTGTGGCCAATGGCGACTTGAGCGGCAACATTCATGTGGAGCGCCATGACGAAACCGGCCAGTTGCTGACGGCCCTTGAGCGCATGCAGACCAGCCTGGTGCAGACTGTGCGTACGGTGCGTCTCAATGCGGAAGGCGTGGCTTCGGCCAGCTCGCAAATCGCTTCGGGCAATGCGGATCTGTCCAGCCGCACCGAAGAGCAGGCCAGTGCGCTGGAGGAAACGGCTGCTTCGATGGAGCAACTGGGCTCCACTGTGCGCCAGAATGCAGACAACGCCCGCGCTGCCAATCAGATGGCGGTGAATGCCTCTCAGGTGGCAGAGCAGGGTGGTGCTGTGGTGGCTGAAGTGGTGGAAACCATGAAGGGCATCAACAACAGCAGCCACCAGATTGCGGACATCATCTCCGTGATTGACTCCATCGCCTTCCAGACCAATATCCTGGCCCTGAATGCAGCAGTCGAAGCCGCCCGTGCAGGCGAGCAAGGCCGTGGCTTTGCAGTGGTGGCGGGTGAAGTGCGCACGCTGGCTCAGCGCAGCGCCGAAGCGGCCAAGGAAATCAAGGCCCTGATTACCACCAGTGTGGAGCGTGTCGAGCAAGGCACTCAACTGGTGGACAAGGCGGGCACCACCATGGCCGATATCGTGGCGGCCATCCGTCGTGTGACGGACATCATGGCCGAGATCAGCGCTGCCAGTCAGGAACAAAGCCAGGGCGTGGCGCAGGTGGGCGAGGCAGTTACGCAGATGGACCAGACCACGCAGCAAAATGCGGCGCTGGTTGAGGAAAGTGCGGCGGCTGCAGGCTCTTTGCGCAAGCAGGCACAGGATCTGGTGCAGGCCGTGGCCGTGTTCCAGCTGCCCGCCAATGCCATGTACGACCATGCGGCTCGCAACAACGCATCTGCTGCCGCTGTGCGTGTAGCAGCCCCTGCAGCCAGCTCCGTGGGCAGCGTGCGTGCACCTGCTGCGCGCCGCCCGCTGGCGCCCAAGACCATGCCCCAGCCAGCGCCACAGGCGCTGATGGGCAATGCCCAGCGCAAGTCGTCATCGCATGAGGATGACTGGGAAACTTTCTGA
- a CDS encoding NAD(P)/FAD-dependent oxidoreductase, with protein sequence MNLSISELPSSCDVLIVGAGPAGSAAATLLARAGWSVVLVDQRSFPREKVCGDGLIPDTHAALKALGVLDEVMARAQRVEHVRCTGPRGGQVDVPATLAVLPRRELDEILCRNAVSAGARMHAPVHFDKPLQDADGRVIGAHLSQAGETCVLQARWVILASGAVPKALMAAEMCERQTPSGIALRGYVKNDSMRERLTELEIVWHRHLRPGYGWIFPCGDGVFNIGVGVFDMHKTAADGRHVMEDVNLRQLFQDFCSIYEPARELMAGGALQGGLKGAPLRCTLSGARFARHGLLVAGEAAGSTYAFTGEGIGKALETGMLAARALLQGDEQSLADEAVCQRYQAQLAALLPRFKPYERANQVNAHPWLVDLLIWRAQKSRRLVQRMSGVLNETAHPGQLFTARGIYKLFTE encoded by the coding sequence ATGAACCTTTCCATCTCTGAGCTGCCCTCATCCTGTGATGTCCTGATCGTAGGAGCTGGCCCTGCCGGAAGCGCTGCTGCGACACTGCTGGCCCGTGCGGGCTGGAGCGTGGTGCTGGTGGATCAGCGCAGCTTTCCCAGAGAAAAAGTGTGTGGTGACGGCTTGATTCCCGACACGCATGCGGCCTTGAAGGCGCTGGGTGTTCTTGATGAGGTCATGGCTCGCGCACAGCGTGTGGAGCATGTGCGCTGCACTGGGCCGCGCGGCGGTCAGGTGGATGTGCCTGCCACGCTGGCCGTGCTGCCGCGTCGGGAGCTGGATGAAATTCTGTGCCGCAATGCCGTAAGCGCGGGTGCACGCATGCATGCCCCGGTGCATTTTGACAAGCCTTTGCAGGATGCCGATGGCAGAGTCATCGGTGCGCATTTGTCGCAGGCGGGTGAAACCTGTGTATTGCAGGCCCGGTGGGTGATTCTGGCCAGCGGAGCGGTGCCCAAAGCACTGATGGCCGCCGAAATGTGCGAGCGCCAGACGCCTTCAGGCATTGCCCTGCGCGGCTACGTCAAAAATGACAGCATGCGTGAACGCCTGACCGAGCTGGAGATCGTCTGGCACCGTCATCTCAGGCCCGGTTATGGCTGGATTTTTCCCTGCGGTGATGGAGTCTTCAATATTGGTGTTGGTGTGTTTGACATGCACAAGACGGCTGCCGATGGCCGGCATGTGATGGAGGACGTGAACCTGCGTCAGCTGTTTCAGGACTTCTGCAGCATTTACGAGCCTGCGCGTGAACTGATGGCCGGTGGTGCGCTGCAAGGCGGCCTGAAGGGGGCGCCGCTGCGATGCACTCTGAGCGGGGCCCGGTTTGCACGCCATGGCTTGCTGGTGGCCGGGGAGGCGGCTGGCAGCACCTATGCATTTACCGGGGAGGGCATAGGCAAGGCCCTGGAAACAGGCATGCTGGCAGCTCGTGCCTTGCTGCAAGGCGATGAGCAGTCGCTGGCTGATGAAGCAGTCTGCCAGCGCTATCAGGCACAACTGGCCGCGTTGCTGCCGCGCTTTAAGCCTTATGAGAGAGCCAATCAGGTCAATGCACACCCCTGGTTGGTGGATCTGCTGATCTGGCGGGCGCAAAAAAGCAGGCGCCTGGTGCAAAGGATGAGCGGCGTGCTCAATGAAACAGCCCATCCGGGGCAGCTGTTCACTGCGCGTGGCATCTACAAACTGTTCACAGAATAG
- a CDS encoding methyl-accepting chemotaxis protein, with the protein MDWQISNWRVGTKLGISFLLMVFFSALLGLVAWLQLTQIHAAGTAVSEVALPSVYNAASMRSEYNRLRRHEAGIATARSLQEVDGFEQQIQQRLKTIADQEKVMHDLIEGDALRAAFDDYLKYKAAFLELHQQLLNRTKDGNYGSVEEQAAMVDAMGLFFAGESEQAFSKLAESTGKFMNLQLEAASAAQHAEKSAFALARYWLLGTLALVVLIAAGVGLTMTRAITAPVATAVKLAQDVAAGRLTSVIHNQRRDEMGLLLNALEDMRRQLASVVQDVRSNAQGVALASGEIAQGNADLSSRTESQASALEQTAASMEQLGSTVRQNADNAQTANQLAKSASDVAGRGGAVVAQVVDTMKGINESSRQIADIIGVIDSIAFQTNILALNAAVEAARAGEQGRGFAVVAGEVRTLAQRSAEAAKEIKQLIGASVERVEQGSDLVDKAGATMEEIVTAISRVTDIMGEISAASREQSQGVAQVGEAVTQMDQATQQNAALVEESAAAADALQRQARALVDSVAIFQLGGADKGFAQAALTARPVAAVRAARQISRPHSVAKAPEIAKVAAMPALADENSWERF; encoded by the coding sequence ATGGACTGGCAAATATCAAACTGGCGCGTAGGCACCAAGCTGGGCATCAGCTTTTTGCTGATGGTGTTTTTCTCGGCCTTGCTGGGGCTGGTGGCCTGGCTGCAACTGACGCAGATTCATGCGGCAGGCACGGCGGTGTCCGAGGTGGCGCTGCCCAGTGTGTACAACGCAGCCTCCATGCGCTCCGAATACAACCGCCTGCGCCGCCATGAGGCAGGTATTGCCACCGCTCGCTCGCTGCAGGAAGTTGATGGCTTTGAGCAGCAGATTCAGCAGCGGCTCAAGACCATTGCCGATCAGGAAAAGGTGATGCACGACCTGATCGAAGGGGATGCGCTGCGCGCAGCCTTTGATGACTATCTGAAATACAAGGCGGCGTTCCTCGAACTGCACCAGCAACTGCTGAACCGCACCAAGGACGGCAACTATGGCAGCGTGGAAGAGCAAGCCGCCATGGTCGATGCCATGGGCCTGTTCTTTGCGGGTGAGTCCGAACAAGCTTTCAGCAAGCTGGCCGAAAGCACAGGCAAGTTCATGAACCTGCAACTGGAAGCGGCGTCCGCTGCGCAGCACGCCGAAAAATCCGCATTTGCATTGGCACGTTACTGGCTGCTGGGCACGCTGGCGCTGGTGGTGCTGATTGCTGCCGGTGTGGGCTTGACCATGACGCGCGCCATCACCGCGCCCGTGGCAACAGCGGTCAAGCTGGCGCAGGACGTGGCGGCTGGCAGGCTGACATCCGTCATCCACAACCAGCGTCGCGATGAAATGGGGCTGCTGCTCAATGCGCTGGAAGACATGCGCCGCCAGCTTGCCAGCGTGGTGCAGGACGTGCGCAGCAACGCGCAGGGCGTGGCCCTGGCATCAGGAGAGATTGCCCAGGGCAATGCAGACTTGTCTTCTCGCACCGAAAGCCAGGCCAGTGCGCTGGAGCAGACGGCTGCCTCGATGGAGCAACTGGGCTCCACCGTGCGCCAGAATGCCGACAACGCCCAGACGGCCAATCAGCTGGCAAAAAGCGCATCTGATGTCGCTGGCCGTGGCGGCGCCGTGGTGGCCCAGGTTGTGGACACCATGAAGGGCATCAACGAAAGCAGTCGCCAGATTGCCGACATCATTGGCGTGATCGACTCCATCGCCTTTCAGACCAATATCCTGGCGCTGAATGCTGCCGTGGAAGCGGCCCGGGCCGGTGAGCAGGGCCGGGGCTTTGCCGTGGTCGCGGGCGAGGTGCGCACGCTGGCCCAGCGCAGCGCCGAAGCTGCCAAGGAAATCAAGCAACTGATAGGTGCCAGCGTAGAGCGGGTGGAGCAGGGCTCTGACTTGGTGGACAAGGCTGGCGCAACCATGGAAGAAATCGTTACCGCCATCAGCCGCGTCACCGACATCATGGGCGAGATCAGCGCGGCCAGCCGCGAGCAAAGTCAGGGTGTTGCCCAGGTGGGCGAGGCGGTCACACAGATGGATCAGGCCACTCAGCAAAATGCGGCCCTGGTGGAGGAAAGTGCGGCCGCCGCCGATGCGCTGCAGCGCCAGGCACGGGCATTGGTGGATTCTGTGGCGATTTTTCAGCTGGGGGGCGCGGATAAGGGTTTTGCGCAGGCTGCATTGACCGCTAGGCCCGTGGCTGCGGTTCGGGCTGCGAGGCAGATATCAAGACCTCACTCAGTTGCCAAAGCACCTGAAATTGCCAAAGTGGCTGCCATGCCCGCCTTGGCGGATGAGAACAGCTGGGAGAGGTTCTGA
- the ppa gene encoding inorganic diphosphatase has product MSLNNVTPGSKAPEVFNVVIEISANSAPVKYEVDKETGCLFVDRFMGTAMHYPVNYGYVPKTLAGDGDPVDVLVMTPFPLPAGVVVPCRAIGILQMEDEGGVDGKVLAVPTQKLLPSYDRINTLADIHDLTLQQIAHFFEHYKDLEKGKWVKVLGWKGLDVAHKEITDGIAAYKG; this is encoded by the coding sequence ATGTCTCTGAACAATGTGACCCCCGGCTCCAAGGCGCCTGAAGTCTTCAACGTCGTCATCGAAATCTCGGCCAACTCCGCTCCCGTGAAGTACGAAGTGGACAAGGAAACTGGCTGCCTGTTCGTGGACCGTTTCATGGGCACTGCCATGCACTACCCCGTGAACTACGGCTATGTACCCAAGACGCTGGCTGGCGACGGTGACCCCGTGGACGTGCTGGTGATGACTCCCTTCCCCCTGCCTGCCGGTGTGGTCGTGCCTTGCCGCGCCATCGGTATCCTGCAGATGGAAGACGAAGGCGGCGTGGACGGCAAGGTGCTGGCTGTGCCCACACAGAAGCTGCTGCCATCGTATGACCGTATCAACACGCTGGCCGACATTCATGACCTGACGCTGCAGCAGATCGCTCACTTCTTCGAGCACTACAAGGATCTGGAAAAGGGCAAGTGGGTCAAGGTTCTGGGCTGGAAGGGCCTGGACGTGGCACACAAGGAAATCACCGACGGTATCGCAGCCTACAAGGGCTGA
- a CDS encoding DUF962 domain-containing protein — MKTLVDQLSSYADYHRDPRNIVTHYIGVPMIMLAVVVLLARAQWGVLFGVPLSLALAGAVAAALYYWRLDARYGLFMTGLLAAMLAVAAPLAGQTTAIWLGWGLGLFGVGWVIQFIGHYYEGRKPAFFDDVMGLIIGPLFVAAELGFALGLRKEVQAEVEQRSGPVRRREMASA; from the coding sequence ATGAAAACCCTAGTCGATCAGCTCTCCAGCTATGCGGATTACCACCGGGACCCGCGCAATATCGTGACGCATTACATTGGCGTGCCCATGATCATGCTGGCCGTGGTCGTTTTGCTGGCGCGTGCCCAGTGGGGCGTGCTTTTCGGTGTGCCGCTTTCGCTGGCCCTGGCAGGCGCTGTGGCGGCCGCGCTTTATTACTGGCGGCTGGATGCCCGCTACGGCCTATTCATGACGGGGCTGCTTGCCGCCATGCTGGCGGTGGCCGCGCCGCTGGCTGGGCAGACCACGGCCATCTGGCTGGGCTGGGGGCTGGGCCTGTTTGGCGTGGGCTGGGTCATCCAGTTCATTGGCCACTATTACGAGGGGCGTAAGCCTGCATTCTTTGATGATGTGATGGGCTTGATCATCGGCCCGCTGTTTGTGGCCGCTGAGCTGGGTTTTGCGCTTGGTCTGCGCAAGGAAGTGCAGGCTGAGGTGGAGCAGCGCAGCGGCCCGGTGCGCCGAAGGGAAATGGCCAGCGCCTGA
- a CDS encoding Crp/Fnr family transcriptional regulator, whose translation MQPTQAPIQQPALAPTRRRSPPAPSAHDLWAIVQAGRWFRGLPAELAQELQRAARTRMLAPGEWLFRRGDAPCGIYAVARGSLNISGTASLQEQTRTALLTLVEPPMWLGEIALFDGEPRTHDAYANTACALLHVPIAPLREWLNTHPEHWRHMALLLTDKLRTSLTALEEQTVLPAHQRLMCRLVQMAHGHEQWADRQRTHRELAVSQEQLARMLGLSRQTTNQILQELQQAGWLQVRRGRLEVMDLGALKTAAATGRIGNTTS comes from the coding sequence ATGCAACCGACACAAGCTCCTATTCAGCAGCCTGCGCTGGCCCCCACACGCAGACGTAGCCCGCCCGCACCCTCGGCCCATGATCTGTGGGCCATTGTTCAGGCCGGGCGCTGGTTTCGCGGCCTGCCCGCAGAACTGGCGCAGGAGCTGCAGCGCGCCGCCAGAACCCGCATGCTGGCGCCTGGCGAATGGCTGTTTCGCCGGGGTGACGCCCCCTGCGGCATTTACGCCGTGGCACGCGGCTCGCTCAATATCTCGGGCACAGCCAGCCTGCAGGAACAAACCCGCACCGCGCTGCTGACGCTGGTGGAGCCGCCCATGTGGCTAGGCGAGATCGCCCTCTTTGACGGTGAGCCTCGCACCCACGATGCCTATGCCAACACCGCCTGCGCCCTGCTTCACGTCCCCATTGCGCCGCTGCGCGAGTGGCTCAACACCCACCCCGAACACTGGCGCCACATGGCGCTGCTGCTGACAGACAAGCTGCGCACCAGCCTGACGGCGCTGGAAGAGCAGACCGTGCTGCCCGCACACCAGCGCCTGATGTGCAGACTGGTGCAGATGGCGCATGGCCATGAGCAGTGGGCCGACCGCCAGCGCACGCACCGCGAACTGGCCGTATCCCAGGAACAGCTGGCGCGCATGCTGGGCCTGTCGCGCCAGACCACCAACCAGATCTTGCAGGAGCTGCAGCAAGCTGGCTGGCTGCAGGTCAGGCGTGGCCGGCTGGAAGTGATGGACCTCGGCGCCCTCAAAACCGCCGCAGCGACGGGGCGTATTGGCAACACGACAAGCTGA
- a CDS encoding DUF2889 domain-containing protein: MPLPPSASRTPLPIHMRDVKYRGYARDDGMWDVEAELIDQKTYDIELHGHREVPAGKPIHHMWIRLTIDADMVVHGIESAMDDHPLNHCPEATRAMQKMVGSCIARGWRRAIQEKLGGVVGCTHLRELLFNMATPAFHTVLNQFDTDDSGLPPRHLGQCLGWDFDGPGVAQFYPQFQGWKPLTQQPRADTESHSAEKA, translated from the coding sequence ATGCCCCTGCCCCCCAGCGCCAGCCGCACCCCCTTGCCCATTCACATGCGCGATGTCAAATACCGAGGCTATGCCCGTGATGACGGCATGTGGGATGTGGAAGCCGAACTCATCGACCAGAAGACTTATGACATCGAGCTGCACGGCCACCGCGAAGTGCCCGCTGGCAAGCCAATTCACCATATGTGGATTCGCCTGACCATAGATGCCGACATGGTGGTGCATGGCATCGAATCCGCCATGGACGACCACCCGCTGAACCACTGCCCCGAGGCTACACGCGCCATGCAGAAAATGGTGGGCAGCTGCATCGCCCGGGGCTGGCGCCGCGCCATTCAGGAAAAGCTGGGCGGCGTGGTGGGCTGCACCCATTTGCGCGAGCTGCTCTTCAATATGGCCACGCCCGCCTTCCACACGGTGCTCAATCAGTTTGATACCGATGACTCTGGCCTGCCGCCGCGCCACCTGGGCCAATGCCTGGGCTGGGACTTCGATGGCCCGGGTGTGGCCCAGTTCTATCCGCAGTTCCAGGGCTGGAAGCCGCTGACCCAGCAGCCCCGTGCTGACACAGAAAGCCACAGCGCCGAAAAAGCCTGA